The Alphaproteobacteria bacterium nucleotide sequence AGTGGCCATTAACACCATGATTGCCTCGCTGCTTTATCGTATGACGCCCGAAGAATGCCGCTTTATTATGATTGACCCAAAAATGCTGGAGCTGTCCATGTATGATGGCATTCCGCATTTGTTATCACCGGTAGTTACCGAACCTGGCAAAGCCGTTGTTGCATTGAAATGGACAGTGCGCGAAATGGAAAACCGCTATCGCCTGATGAGCAATCTGGGAGTGCGTAATATTGATGGCTATAACAAGCGAATTATCGAAGCTAAAGCCAAGGGGTCGCAGCTAACCCGAAGCGTACAAACCGGATTTGACCCAGATACCGGAAAGCCGGTAATTGAAGAAGTGCCGCTAGACATGAATCCTCTGCCCTATATCGTGGTAATAGTGGATGAAATGGCCGACCTGATGCTGGTTGCAGGTAAAGATATCGAAGCCAGTATACAACGCTTGGCGCAAATGGCTCGCGCCGCAGGAATTCATATTATTATGGCTACGCAACGCCCATCGGTAGATGTAATTACCGGCGTGATCAAAGCGAACTTCCCAACTCGCATCAGCTTTCAGGTAACATCCCGCATCGATAGCCGCACCATTTTGGGCGAACAAGGTGCAGAAACACTTCTGGGTATGGGTGATATGCTTTATATGGCAGGTGGTGGACGCATTACCCGTGTGCATGGCCCGTTCGTAAGTGATCAGGAAGTAGAAACTCTGGTAGCTTTCCTCAAAGCACAGGGCAAGCCGGAATATATCGAAACCATCACCCAAGAAGAAGATGAAACCAGCGGTGTGGATGGCATTGGCGATGTTGGCGGTGGTAGCGAAGAAGACCAGCTTTTCCAGCAAGCCGTCCAAGCCATTGTCCGCGACAAAAAGGTATCGACCAGTTACATACAACGCAGCTTACGCATAGGCTATAACCGCGCCGCAGATATTATGGATCGCATGGAGCGTGAAGGCATTGTCAGCCCCCCCAACCATGCGGGCAAACGCGAATTATTACTGGAGTAATTCGCATGTATACTATTCGCCCCATGCATGCCGAAGATAATGCGGCATTCTTGTCCGTCATTCAGCAATGTGTTCTGGAATATGGATACACCCATTCGCCTTATGTGGTGAATGCAGAAGACGAAAGGGATATTTTTGGTGCATTCATCAGCGAAAACAGCGCCATATATGTTATTACCGATGCGGCAAATAATATACATGGCGGCGGGGGATTCGCTCCGGTGTCAGGCGCAGAAAATATCTGCGAAATCAAGAAAGTGTATTTTTCACCGAGGGTTCGCGGACTTGGCATGGGTAAAAAGCTGGTAACACAACTTATGCAGGAAGCCGCTTTGCAGCATTACACTATGCTTTACATCGAAACCGTGCCCGAAATGGAAACCGCCGTTGCATTGTATGAAAAATTAGGATTTACGCACTGCAAGCGTAAAAGCACTACCGGACATGGCTGTTGCAGCGTTT carries:
- a CDS encoding GNAT family N-acetyltransferase codes for the protein MYTIRPMHAEDNAAFLSVIQQCVLEYGYTHSPYVVNAEDERDIFGAFISENSAIYVITDAANNIHGGGGFAPVSGAENICEIKKVYFSPRVRGLGMGKKLVTQLMQEAALQHYTMLYIETVPEMETAVALYEKLGFTHCKRKSTTGHGCCSVFMQRPIN